From the Tripterygium wilfordii isolate XIE 37 chromosome 6, ASM1340144v1, whole genome shotgun sequence genome, one window contains:
- the LOC120000299 gene encoding flowering time control protein FCA isoform X2 yields MEYQQSATMERHGGYGFGNHQEAHHYDYYQQNHQDYHHSGHHHHHLNDEPIASYDGGSGGFGSHFRKRRWQNFANDAHTDSGSHAKLYIQPVPRAANEEDVWPVFANYGRVFEVILPRDKRTNQRLGGYCFVKYATAEEADTAIRALDNQYTFHGEMAPIRVKYADGERGHASKPLARAPVPGPYTGASVENLYIGGLSRQTSKQEIQEVFSAYGVVEDIYIVVDEMNQSRGYGFVKFSHRDMALAAIRALNENFTMRGCHQPLVVRFADPKKPRTGESRPGPGTGDSMGGHFLPNTSYSVANSSNSQLQPVSSLGNQKMADPSVVQPPLQSPLQWTPKAPQQIETPRSCQSSQQSMSEIQKQSHPIQISTQNLKQQQSVQVAAQETVCNPQTAATSSTIGLPSNQLTSTYSLECDWSEHTCPDGCKYYYNCMTCESKWEKPGEFVLFEQQLEKQQKLQNPSQLLHSPLLHISAQQLVETQKLKLPMEMDVLNLKDQLEEPSSLEMHHPLVRSERSPVTCV; encoded by the exons ATGGAATATCAGCAGTCGGCGACGATGGAGAGACACGGAGGATACGGCTTTGGCAACCACCAAGAGGCCCACCATTACGACTACTACCAGCAAAACCATCAAGATTATCACCACAgcggccaccaccaccaccacttgaATGACGAGCCTATTGCTTCATATGACGGTGGAAGTGGCGGATTCGGCTCGCACTTCCGCAAAAGACGATGGCAAAATTTTGCAAATGACG CTCACACTGACAGTGGCAGTCATGCGAAGCTTTATATTCAACCAGTTCCAAGAGCAGCAAACGAAGAAGAT GTATGGCCAGTGTTCGCAAATTACGGAAGAGTCTTTGAGGTTATTCTGCCTAGGGACAAGAGAACCAACCAACGACTAG GAGGATATTGTTTTGTGAAATACGCAACGGCTGAGGAAGCTGACACTGCTATTAGGGCTTTGGACAATCAGTATACTTTTCATGGG GAAATGGCTCCTATCAGAGTTAAATATGCTGATGGTGAAAGGGGACATGCTAGTAAGCCTTTGGCCAGAGCACCTGTACCCGGACCGTACACAG GGGCATCTGTGGAGAATCTGTATATTGGTGGCCTTAGCCGACAAACTTCAAAGCAAGAAATTCAGGAA GTATTCTCTGCTTATGGTGTTGTGGAAGATATCTACATTGTTGTTGATGAGATGAACCAAAGTCGTG GATACGGATTTGTTAAATTTTCTCATAGAGATATGGCACTAGCAGCAATAAGAGCTCTGAACGAAAATTTTACTATGAGA GGGTGTCATCAGCCATTGGTTGTTCGTTTTGCAGATCCTAAGAAACCCAGAACTGGAGAATCAAG GCCGGGACCTGGTACTGGTGATTCAATGGGAGGCCACTTTCTGCCTAATACTTCATATTCTGTAGCAAATTCCTCGAATTCGCAGTTGCAGCCTGTTTCCAGTTTAGGAAACCAGAAAATGGCAGATCCTAGCGTTGTGCAACCACCACTCCAGTCACCTTTACAGTGGACTCCAAAGGCACCGCAACAGATAGAGACTCCAAGAAGTTGTCAGTCATCTCAACAATCAATGTCTGAGATTCAGAAACAGTCGCATCCAATACAAATATCAACTCAAAATTTAAAGCAGCAGCAGAGTGTACAGGTTGCTGCACAAGAG ACGGTATGCAATCCTCAGACTGCCGCCACTTCTTCCACAATTGGATTACCTTCGAATCAACTGACAAGTACATATTCTCTTGAGTGTGATTGGAGTGAGCACACCTGTCCTGATGGATGCAAGTACTATTATAATTGTATGACTTGCGAAAGCAAA TGGGAGAAGCCTGGAGAGTTTGTCTTGTTTGAGCAACAGCTAGAGAAGCAACAAAAGCTGCAAAACCCTAGCCAGCTGCTCCACTCCCCTTTGCTGCATATCTCTGCCCAACAACTTGTGGAAACACAGAAGTTGAAGCTTCCGATGGAAATGGATGTCCTAAATCTCAAGGACCAACTGGAAGAACCTTCCTCATTG GAAATGCACCATCCCCTAGTGAGATCAGAAAGAAGCCCAGTTACCTGTGTATAA
- the LOC120000299 gene encoding flowering time control protein FCA isoform X1: MEYQQSATMERHGGYGFGNHQEAHHYDYYQQNHQDYHHSGHHHHHLNDEPIASYDGGSGGFGSHFRKRRWQNFANDAHTDSGSHAKLYIQPVPRAANEEDVWPVFANYGRVFEVILPRDKRTNQRLGGYCFVKYATAEEADTAIRALDNQYTFHGEMAPIRVKYADGERGHASKPLARAPVPGPYTGASVENLYIGGLSRQTSKQEIQEVFSAYGVVEDIYIVVDEMNQSRGYGFVKFSHRDMALAAIRALNENFTMRGCHQPLVVRFADPKKPRTGESRGNYVFSSPSFASFSHESISRPGPGTGDSMGGHFLPNTSYSVANSSNSQLQPVSSLGNQKMADPSVVQPPLQSPLQWTPKAPQQIETPRSCQSSQQSMSEIQKQSHPIQISTQNLKQQQSVQVAAQETVCNPQTAATSSTIGLPSNQLTSTYSLECDWSEHTCPDGCKYYYNCMTCESKWEKPGEFVLFEQQLEKQQKLQNPSQLLHSPLLHISAQQLVETQKLKLPMEMDVLNLKDQLEEPSSLEMHHPLVRSERSPVTCV, translated from the exons ATGGAATATCAGCAGTCGGCGACGATGGAGAGACACGGAGGATACGGCTTTGGCAACCACCAAGAGGCCCACCATTACGACTACTACCAGCAAAACCATCAAGATTATCACCACAgcggccaccaccaccaccacttgaATGACGAGCCTATTGCTTCATATGACGGTGGAAGTGGCGGATTCGGCTCGCACTTCCGCAAAAGACGATGGCAAAATTTTGCAAATGACG CTCACACTGACAGTGGCAGTCATGCGAAGCTTTATATTCAACCAGTTCCAAGAGCAGCAAACGAAGAAGAT GTATGGCCAGTGTTCGCAAATTACGGAAGAGTCTTTGAGGTTATTCTGCCTAGGGACAAGAGAACCAACCAACGACTAG GAGGATATTGTTTTGTGAAATACGCAACGGCTGAGGAAGCTGACACTGCTATTAGGGCTTTGGACAATCAGTATACTTTTCATGGG GAAATGGCTCCTATCAGAGTTAAATATGCTGATGGTGAAAGGGGACATGCTAGTAAGCCTTTGGCCAGAGCACCTGTACCCGGACCGTACACAG GGGCATCTGTGGAGAATCTGTATATTGGTGGCCTTAGCCGACAAACTTCAAAGCAAGAAATTCAGGAA GTATTCTCTGCTTATGGTGTTGTGGAAGATATCTACATTGTTGTTGATGAGATGAACCAAAGTCGTG GATACGGATTTGTTAAATTTTCTCATAGAGATATGGCACTAGCAGCAATAAGAGCTCTGAACGAAAATTTTACTATGAGA GGGTGTCATCAGCCATTGGTTGTTCGTTTTGCAGATCCTAAGAAACCCAGAACTGGAGAATCAAG gGGCAATTATGTTTTTAGTAGCCCAAGTTTTGCTTCATTTTCACATGAATCAATTAGCAG GCCGGGACCTGGTACTGGTGATTCAATGGGAGGCCACTTTCTGCCTAATACTTCATATTCTGTAGCAAATTCCTCGAATTCGCAGTTGCAGCCTGTTTCCAGTTTAGGAAACCAGAAAATGGCAGATCCTAGCGTTGTGCAACCACCACTCCAGTCACCTTTACAGTGGACTCCAAAGGCACCGCAACAGATAGAGACTCCAAGAAGTTGTCAGTCATCTCAACAATCAATGTCTGAGATTCAGAAACAGTCGCATCCAATACAAATATCAACTCAAAATTTAAAGCAGCAGCAGAGTGTACAGGTTGCTGCACAAGAG ACGGTATGCAATCCTCAGACTGCCGCCACTTCTTCCACAATTGGATTACCTTCGAATCAACTGACAAGTACATATTCTCTTGAGTGTGATTGGAGTGAGCACACCTGTCCTGATGGATGCAAGTACTATTATAATTGTATGACTTGCGAAAGCAAA TGGGAGAAGCCTGGAGAGTTTGTCTTGTTTGAGCAACAGCTAGAGAAGCAACAAAAGCTGCAAAACCCTAGCCAGCTGCTCCACTCCCCTTTGCTGCATATCTCTGCCCAACAACTTGTGGAAACACAGAAGTTGAAGCTTCCGATGGAAATGGATGTCCTAAATCTCAAGGACCAACTGGAAGAACCTTCCTCATTG GAAATGCACCATCCCCTAGTGAGATCAGAAAGAAGCCCAGTTACCTGTGTATAA
- the LOC120000301 gene encoding uncharacterized protein LOC120000301 — MAKPKLISMKGLPCTGKTTLAKKLAVENDCLLVELDDILYPIADGSRNTLKDEVINEISYQVARNMVAKHLKMAHNVLLDCPLSHQSHFDLLRQVAVHANAELVIVECRPQDFKWKEWINQRQGTSSSSGAQFKTETWEEIKKLKGERYGDYETGNIRKVIVDTTMPSLKAFDELLSSTLPSRGKNSRRSPRSRSPSHKIKKGVRIIDSRSNRDSARRSNRDGDRRTKSGPRQVGALNHHHVLNIVNQPSQETDKRASCSGCRKSIPGDSAFYRCNQCRFQLHKSCAEAPANLERQLDEKLPFLDPETNDYRFPKKYWCGSSECEEKQFSKDCLGCLFKTQLRCGFLPPVVPNHPCHPKHPLLLHIFRSRDNKDFKCRACSERGDSVFYKCKACDIYLHVNCTLLPRIVNSKCHMDTLSLLESSPTDDPDAYDEIYCDACEKERNPNNWIYYCEGCNFATHLDCAFTYTD; from the exons atggcgAAGCCGAAATTGATTTCCATGAAGGGTTTACCATGTACTGGAAAAACCACTCTAGCCAAGAAGTTAGCAGTGGAAAACGATTGCTTGCTTGTCGAACTGGATGACATCCTCTATCCAATTGCCGATGGCTCCCGAAACACACTAAAAGATGAAGTCATCAACGAAATCTCCTACCAAGTCGCCCGCAATATGGTTGCAAAACATCTAAAGATGGCTCACAATGTTCTCCTTGACTGTCCCCTCTCTCATCAATCCCATTTTGATCTCTTGAGACAAGTAGCAGTACACGCGAATGCCGAACTTGTGATTGTTGAATGCAGACCACAAGATTTCAAATGGAAAGAGTGGATAAATCAGCGGCAAGGAACCAGTAGCAGCAGTGGTGCTCAATTCAAGACAGAGACGTGGGAAGAGATCAAGAAGCTAAAAGGTGAAAGGTATGGTGATTACGAGACTGGAAATATAAGAAAAGTTATTGTAGACACTACTATGCCCAGTTTAAAAGCGTTTGATGAACTGCTATCATCAACTTTGCCATCTAGAGGCAAAAATAGCAGGCGATCACCACGATCACGATCACCATCTCATAAAATTAAGAAGGGCGTCCGCATTATTGATAGCAGGTCAAATAGAGATAGCGCAAGGAGGTCAAATAGGGATGGAGATCGTAGGACGAAAAGTGGACCAAGGCAAGTGGGAGCCTTGAACCACCATCATGTCTTAAACATCGttaaccaaccaagtcaagaAACAGATAAAAGAGCAAGTTGCAGTGGCTGCCGGAAATCCATCCCAGGTGATTCAGCCTTTTATCGCTGCAATCAGTGCAGGTTTCAGTTACACAAATCATGTGCAGAGGCACCGGCTAATTTGGAGCGTCAACTTGATGAGAAACTTCCTTTCCTCGACCCAGAGACAAATGACTATCGGTTTCCAAAGAAGTATTGGTGTGGTTCCTCCGAATGCGAAGAAAAGCAGTTCTCCAAAGATTGCTTGGGATGTCTCTTTAAAACCCAACTCAGATGCGGTTTCTTACCGCCCGTTGTCCCGAACCATCCGTGCCATCCAAAACATCCCCTGCTCCTTCAC ATCTTTCGAAGTAGAGACAATAAAGATTTCAAGTGTCGTGCTTGCAGCGAAAGAGGTGACTCTGTCTTCTACAAATGCAAGGCCTGTGATATCTATCTTCACGTTAACTGCACACTTTTACCTCGAATCGTCAACAGTAAATGTCACATGGACACTCTCAGCCTCCTTGAGTCCTCACCAACTGATGACCCCGATGCGTATGATGAAATCTATTGCGATGCTTGCGAGAAGGAAAGGAATCCTAACAACTGGATTTACTACTGTGAAGGTTGCAACTTTGCAACACACTTAGATTGTGCCTTTACTTACACTGATTGA
- the LOC120000171 gene encoding uncharacterized protein LOC120000171 isoform X3, which translates to MANRPDPDNDDDFSSDEEEEQRDPNAVPTDFTSREAKVWEAKSKATERNWKKRKEEEMICKICGESGHFTQGCPTTLGANRKSQDFFERVPAREKHVKALFTGKVIQRIENDVGCKIKMEEKFIIVSGRDRLILAKGVDAVHKVIKEEGGQKGASSSQTSMSRSPEQSPSDGRFRRSESQRSQPRDSPHFQQRFGRQDKVAEDRVREDIRRFPRGSPQARAYGNNGARGRPSRSKSPARPYYAGNSVNSYDGHNPSLGGYRTDGLDIERRGSNLPYGNQVEYSTIPQTLEALELEYKREATELVRICDKEEDEENKKHRETIRDMRESYMNKLASLRGMHAKQWEEFLQLDAQRRQQEAGTQMSASGFGGYKQHAYSVSDGPSVNHHYAGASFPMDTRGGYPNSIDSYPSRTQDTYSDFQRPGREDFRKAYNRY; encoded by the exons ATGGCTAATAGACCGGATCCTGACAACGACGACGATTTCA GTTCTGACGAGGAAGAGGAACAGCGGGACCCCAACGCAGTCCCCACAGATTTCACCAGCCGAGAAGCCAAGGTCTGGGAGGCGAAATCTAAAGCTACTGAGAGGAACTGGAAGAAGAGGAAAGAGGAGGAAATGATTTGCAAAATATGCGGAGAATCAGGTCACTTCACTCAG GGTTGTCCTACAACTCTGGGAGCAAACCGCAAGTCCCAAGATTTCTTTGAAAGGGTACCCGCTAGGGAAAAGCATGTAAAGGCACTCTTCACAGGCAAAGTGATCCAGAGGATTGAAAATGACGTAGGCTGCAAAAtcaaaatggaggaaaagtttATAATTGTCAGTGGTAGAGATAGGTTGATTCTGGCCAAAGGTGTTGATGCTGTGCACAAAGTGATCAAGGAGGAGGGTGGTCAAAAGGGTGCATCTAGTTCTCAGACGAGTATGTCTAGGTCACCAGAGCAAAGCCCCAGTGATGGACGATTTCGCCGATCTGAATCCCAAAGGTCTCAGCCACGTGATTCACCACATTTCCAGCAAAGGTTTGGCAGACAAGATAAAGTTGCTGAAGACCGTGTCCGTGAGGATATTCGTAGGTTCCCAAGGGGTTCTCCACAAG CAAGAG CTTATGGTAATAATGGAGCTAGAGGTCGCCCAAGCCGCTCTAAATCTCCTGCACGTCCTTATTACGCCGGTAACTCAGTCAATTCATATGATGGTCACAACCCGAGCTTAGGTGGTTATAGGACTGATGGGCTGGATATTGAAAGACGGGGTTCTAATTTACCATATGGCAATCAAGTTGAATACTCCACTATCCCTCAGACCTTAGAAGCTTTAGAGTTGGAGTATAAACGAGAGGCAACAGAGCTTGTAAGAATTTGTGacaaggaagaagatgaagagaataAGAAGCATCGTGAG ACTATCAGGGATATGAGAGAGAGTTACATGAATAAACTTGCTTCCTTAAGGGGCATGCATGCAAAACAGTGGGAAGAGTTTCTTCAACTTGACGCCCAAAGGCGTCAACAAGAAGCAGGGACCCAAATGTCTGCGTCAGGTTTTGGTGGTTATAAACAGCATGCTTATTCTGTCTCTGATGGCCCCTCAGTTAATCATCACTATGCTGGGGCTAGTTTTCCTATGGATACAAGGGGAGGATATCCGAATTCTATAGATAGTTATCCTTCAAGGACTCAAGACACGTACAGTGACTTCCAGCGTCCTGGACGTGAGGATTTCAGGAAAGCTTACAACAGATACTAG
- the LOC120000171 gene encoding uncharacterized protein LOC120000171 isoform X1, whose amino-acid sequence MANRPDPDNDDDFSELYKEYTGPPGSSTAQDRPNPNKRSNAGSDEEEEQRDPNAVPTDFTSREAKVWEAKSKATERNWKKRKEEEMICKICGESGHFTQGCPTTLGANRKSQDFFERVPAREKHVKALFTGKVIQRIENDVGCKIKMEEKFIIVSGRDRLILAKGVDAVHKVIKEEGGQKGASSSQTSMSRSPEQSPSDGRFRRSESQRSQPRDSPHFQQRFGRQDKVAEDRVREDIRRFPRGSPQARAYGNNGARGRPSRSKSPARPYYAGNSVNSYDGHNPSLGGYRTDGLDIERRGSNLPYGNQVEYSTIPQTLEALELEYKREATELVRICDKEEDEENKKHRETIRDMRESYMNKLASLRGMHAKQWEEFLQLDAQRRQQEAGTQMSASGFGGYKQHAYSVSDGPSVNHHYAGASFPMDTRGGYPNSIDSYPSRTQDTYSDFQRPGREDFRKAYNRY is encoded by the exons ATGGCTAATAGACCGGATCCTGACAACGACGACGATTTCAGTGAGCTTTATAAGGAATATACTGGTCCTCCGGGGTCTTCGACGGCACAAGATAGGCCTAATCCAAACAAGCGTTCGAATGCAGGTTCTGACGAGGAAGAGGAACAGCGGGACCCCAACGCAGTCCCCACAGATTTCACCAGCCGAGAAGCCAAGGTCTGGGAGGCGAAATCTAAAGCTACTGAGAGGAACTGGAAGAAGAGGAAAGAGGAGGAAATGATTTGCAAAATATGCGGAGAATCAGGTCACTTCACTCAG GGTTGTCCTACAACTCTGGGAGCAAACCGCAAGTCCCAAGATTTCTTTGAAAGGGTACCCGCTAGGGAAAAGCATGTAAAGGCACTCTTCACAGGCAAAGTGATCCAGAGGATTGAAAATGACGTAGGCTGCAAAAtcaaaatggaggaaaagtttATAATTGTCAGTGGTAGAGATAGGTTGATTCTGGCCAAAGGTGTTGATGCTGTGCACAAAGTGATCAAGGAGGAGGGTGGTCAAAAGGGTGCATCTAGTTCTCAGACGAGTATGTCTAGGTCACCAGAGCAAAGCCCCAGTGATGGACGATTTCGCCGATCTGAATCCCAAAGGTCTCAGCCACGTGATTCACCACATTTCCAGCAAAGGTTTGGCAGACAAGATAAAGTTGCTGAAGACCGTGTCCGTGAGGATATTCGTAGGTTCCCAAGGGGTTCTCCACAAG CAAGAG CTTATGGTAATAATGGAGCTAGAGGTCGCCCAAGCCGCTCTAAATCTCCTGCACGTCCTTATTACGCCGGTAACTCAGTCAATTCATATGATGGTCACAACCCGAGCTTAGGTGGTTATAGGACTGATGGGCTGGATATTGAAAGACGGGGTTCTAATTTACCATATGGCAATCAAGTTGAATACTCCACTATCCCTCAGACCTTAGAAGCTTTAGAGTTGGAGTATAAACGAGAGGCAACAGAGCTTGTAAGAATTTGTGacaaggaagaagatgaagagaataAGAAGCATCGTGAG ACTATCAGGGATATGAGAGAGAGTTACATGAATAAACTTGCTTCCTTAAGGGGCATGCATGCAAAACAGTGGGAAGAGTTTCTTCAACTTGACGCCCAAAGGCGTCAACAAGAAGCAGGGACCCAAATGTCTGCGTCAGGTTTTGGTGGTTATAAACAGCATGCTTATTCTGTCTCTGATGGCCCCTCAGTTAATCATCACTATGCTGGGGCTAGTTTTCCTATGGATACAAGGGGAGGATATCCGAATTCTATAGATAGTTATCCTTCAAGGACTCAAGACACGTACAGTGACTTCCAGCGTCCTGGACGTGAGGATTTCAGGAAAGCTTACAACAGATACTAG
- the LOC120000171 gene encoding uncharacterized protein LOC120000171 isoform X2 has product MANRPDPDNDDDFSELYKEYTGPPGSSTAQDRPNPNKRSNAGSDEEEEQRDPNAVPTDFTSREAKVWEAKSKATERNWKKRKEEEMICKICGESGHFTQGCPTTLGANRKSQDFFERVPAREKHVKALFTGKVIQRIENDVGCKIKMEEKFIIVSGRDRLILAKGVDAVHKVIKEEGGQKGASSSQTSMSRSPEQSPSDGRFRRSESQRSQPRDSPHFQQRFGRQDKVAEDRVREDIRRFPRGSPQAYGNNGARGRPSRSKSPARPYYAGNSVNSYDGHNPSLGGYRTDGLDIERRGSNLPYGNQVEYSTIPQTLEALELEYKREATELVRICDKEEDEENKKHRETIRDMRESYMNKLASLRGMHAKQWEEFLQLDAQRRQQEAGTQMSASGFGGYKQHAYSVSDGPSVNHHYAGASFPMDTRGGYPNSIDSYPSRTQDTYSDFQRPGREDFRKAYNRY; this is encoded by the exons ATGGCTAATAGACCGGATCCTGACAACGACGACGATTTCAGTGAGCTTTATAAGGAATATACTGGTCCTCCGGGGTCTTCGACGGCACAAGATAGGCCTAATCCAAACAAGCGTTCGAATGCAGGTTCTGACGAGGAAGAGGAACAGCGGGACCCCAACGCAGTCCCCACAGATTTCACCAGCCGAGAAGCCAAGGTCTGGGAGGCGAAATCTAAAGCTACTGAGAGGAACTGGAAGAAGAGGAAAGAGGAGGAAATGATTTGCAAAATATGCGGAGAATCAGGTCACTTCACTCAG GGTTGTCCTACAACTCTGGGAGCAAACCGCAAGTCCCAAGATTTCTTTGAAAGGGTACCCGCTAGGGAAAAGCATGTAAAGGCACTCTTCACAGGCAAAGTGATCCAGAGGATTGAAAATGACGTAGGCTGCAAAAtcaaaatggaggaaaagtttATAATTGTCAGTGGTAGAGATAGGTTGATTCTGGCCAAAGGTGTTGATGCTGTGCACAAAGTGATCAAGGAGGAGGGTGGTCAAAAGGGTGCATCTAGTTCTCAGACGAGTATGTCTAGGTCACCAGAGCAAAGCCCCAGTGATGGACGATTTCGCCGATCTGAATCCCAAAGGTCTCAGCCACGTGATTCACCACATTTCCAGCAAAGGTTTGGCAGACAAGATAAAGTTGCTGAAGACCGTGTCCGTGAGGATATTCGTAGGTTCCCAAGGGGTTCTCCACAAG CTTATGGTAATAATGGAGCTAGAGGTCGCCCAAGCCGCTCTAAATCTCCTGCACGTCCTTATTACGCCGGTAACTCAGTCAATTCATATGATGGTCACAACCCGAGCTTAGGTGGTTATAGGACTGATGGGCTGGATATTGAAAGACGGGGTTCTAATTTACCATATGGCAATCAAGTTGAATACTCCACTATCCCTCAGACCTTAGAAGCTTTAGAGTTGGAGTATAAACGAGAGGCAACAGAGCTTGTAAGAATTTGTGacaaggaagaagatgaagagaataAGAAGCATCGTGAG ACTATCAGGGATATGAGAGAGAGTTACATGAATAAACTTGCTTCCTTAAGGGGCATGCATGCAAAACAGTGGGAAGAGTTTCTTCAACTTGACGCCCAAAGGCGTCAACAAGAAGCAGGGACCCAAATGTCTGCGTCAGGTTTTGGTGGTTATAAACAGCATGCTTATTCTGTCTCTGATGGCCCCTCAGTTAATCATCACTATGCTGGGGCTAGTTTTCCTATGGATACAAGGGGAGGATATCCGAATTCTATAGATAGTTATCCTTCAAGGACTCAAGACACGTACAGTGACTTCCAGCGTCCTGGACGTGAGGATTTCAGGAAAGCTTACAACAGATACTAG
- the LOC120000171 gene encoding uncharacterized protein LOC120000171 isoform X4, with protein MICKICGESGHFTQGCPTTLGANRKSQDFFERVPAREKHVKALFTGKVIQRIENDVGCKIKMEEKFIIVSGRDRLILAKGVDAVHKVIKEEGGQKGASSSQTSMSRSPEQSPSDGRFRRSESQRSQPRDSPHFQQRFGRQDKVAEDRVREDIRRFPRGSPQARAYGNNGARGRPSRSKSPARPYYAGNSVNSYDGHNPSLGGYRTDGLDIERRGSNLPYGNQVEYSTIPQTLEALELEYKREATELVRICDKEEDEENKKHRETIRDMRESYMNKLASLRGMHAKQWEEFLQLDAQRRQQEAGTQMSASGFGGYKQHAYSVSDGPSVNHHYAGASFPMDTRGGYPNSIDSYPSRTQDTYSDFQRPGREDFRKAYNRY; from the exons ATGATTTGCAAAATATGCGGAGAATCAGGTCACTTCACTCAG GGTTGTCCTACAACTCTGGGAGCAAACCGCAAGTCCCAAGATTTCTTTGAAAGGGTACCCGCTAGGGAAAAGCATGTAAAGGCACTCTTCACAGGCAAAGTGATCCAGAGGATTGAAAATGACGTAGGCTGCAAAAtcaaaatggaggaaaagtttATAATTGTCAGTGGTAGAGATAGGTTGATTCTGGCCAAAGGTGTTGATGCTGTGCACAAAGTGATCAAGGAGGAGGGTGGTCAAAAGGGTGCATCTAGTTCTCAGACGAGTATGTCTAGGTCACCAGAGCAAAGCCCCAGTGATGGACGATTTCGCCGATCTGAATCCCAAAGGTCTCAGCCACGTGATTCACCACATTTCCAGCAAAGGTTTGGCAGACAAGATAAAGTTGCTGAAGACCGTGTCCGTGAGGATATTCGTAGGTTCCCAAGGGGTTCTCCACAAG CAAGAG CTTATGGTAATAATGGAGCTAGAGGTCGCCCAAGCCGCTCTAAATCTCCTGCACGTCCTTATTACGCCGGTAACTCAGTCAATTCATATGATGGTCACAACCCGAGCTTAGGTGGTTATAGGACTGATGGGCTGGATATTGAAAGACGGGGTTCTAATTTACCATATGGCAATCAAGTTGAATACTCCACTATCCCTCAGACCTTAGAAGCTTTAGAGTTGGAGTATAAACGAGAGGCAACAGAGCTTGTAAGAATTTGTGacaaggaagaagatgaagagaataAGAAGCATCGTGAG ACTATCAGGGATATGAGAGAGAGTTACATGAATAAACTTGCTTCCTTAAGGGGCATGCATGCAAAACAGTGGGAAGAGTTTCTTCAACTTGACGCCCAAAGGCGTCAACAAGAAGCAGGGACCCAAATGTCTGCGTCAGGTTTTGGTGGTTATAAACAGCATGCTTATTCTGTCTCTGATGGCCCCTCAGTTAATCATCACTATGCTGGGGCTAGTTTTCCTATGGATACAAGGGGAGGATATCCGAATTCTATAGATAGTTATCCTTCAAGGACTCAAGACACGTACAGTGACTTCCAGCGTCCTGGACGTGAGGATTTCAGGAAAGCTTACAACAGATACTAG
- the LOC120000055 gene encoding putative ubiquitin-conjugating enzyme E2 38, with amino-acid sequence MDYKFKNFDVNADPPKDHYFMKPKSLSDNATTTSIRPNLARAIYKEWSILQTSLPDSILVRAFETRIDLMRAVIVGSEGTPYYNGLFFFDIGFPYNYPNDPPTVVYHPRPGLYMNPNFHSNGLVCLSIINTWPGNQDEAWNPQKSTILQVLVSIQGLVLHENPYLNDPNSVHPFTTIEICRFNRKLFARTHESMLYMLRNPPDQFQYFVAKHFDSQANNILSNFKMRLRSNSMKALFLDLAEAFEVNGSDCREEIDQVKKMDKVRGSIAVKIVDKLMYLLCCDCFFEFLFSPS; translated from the coding sequence ATGGATTACAAGTTCAAGAACTTCGATGTAAACGCTGACCCTCCAAAGGACCACTACTTCATGAAGCCAAAATCACTCTCTGACAACGCCACCACCACATCAATACGACCCAATTTAGCAAGAGCAATCTACAAAGAATGGAGCATACTGCAAACAAGTCTACCAGACTCAATTCTGGTGAGAGCTTTCGAGACAAGAATTGATCTTATGAGAGCAGTAATAGTGGGTTCAGAGGGCACTCCTTACTACAATGGCCTCTTCTTCTTCGACATAGGATTCCCTTACAACTACCCAAACGACCCTCCTACTGTCGTCTATCATCCTCGTCCAGGTCTCTACATGAACCCAAATTTCCATTCAAACGGATTGGTTTGTCTCAGCATAATAAACACTTGGCCAGGAAATCAAGATGAGGCCTGGAATCCACAGAAATCAACAATTCTTCAAGTACTGGTTTCGATCCAAGGTTTGGTTTTGCATGAAAACCCGTATTTGAATGATCCAAACAGTGTCCATCCATTCACTACCATTGAAATCTGTAGATTCAATCGCAAGCTTTTCGCCAGAACCCATGAGTCCATGCTTTATATGCTCAGAAACCCACCTGACCAATTCCAATATTTTGTTGCCAAACATTTTGATTCGCAGGCGAACAACATTCTCAGCAACTTCAAGATGAGACTGAGAAGCAACTCTATGAAGGCATTGTTCCTGGATCTTGCGGAAGCTTTTGAGGTAAATGGGTCAGACTGTAGAGAAGAGATTGACCAAGTGAAGAAGATGGATAAGGTCAGGGGATCCATAGCTGTGAAGATCGTGGACAAATTGATGTACTTGCTGTGCTGCGATTGTTTCTTCGAGTTTCTATTCTCACCATCATAA